From one Gammaproteobacteria bacterium genomic stretch:
- a CDS encoding F-box protein produces the protein MLKSINDDSSFLGQEAVMLPMREEVQPSKNRSRYLVEFYNLVPALLANGLEALEILDVLISSELNLSLHHSEHNCHTHRFIHLLMMSVSVDEWSNYYLQFLRTYGKFLDSKSTYRVQVEHIVNQWNQKILSDGKNRPWALDILTNDLDPFSINQGLEVFYDDVSLHSAVNLILENFERTVFNNNHNDLLDDLQKLQDDVDSHRLSLNLDLFTRCLMSDSYFLAAGIDLIKENLGKQSDYHRRVTLIFNKWSEAFLSVFHKFTVPGVEFKSVYYRLKYPRTGLSVLDLALLTSMSITHELRSITVYDDIELFLNINKILKSNGYNFLGSVVKNPFLDDLRSAQQSNPICPVKLSNLASNSAFDGLCNDILMQIFSALHNPQSDTDLRRLTLTCKSLFLFRDELMYRKMLRPITIMSIGAHHTWRSFDSCQQFRLESLGICNSGDIIGADDDQFYIWSAKTYLLINLIKPKKNIKFLHAIILPNSDILIVSELIRSEEYKRYRFIVYGFTSSYNGKVHRKYSDCLFFDDPCGLKYLQTKSKHHHMLTIGWLAQIKKLRITWDDGQTKCIHVNIFDPTNKLSSFSRDGEVIDFPKENLPYKIVIQLPDGRILGYCERVHYKKPFLNYFVLYHSQEYLQAMKRNKQVKRSDISTNHRQIDPRMIENNEVTPVSHEIIDPTLTIIKAKHHQKLNRTIQIWAKRAISLFERCNRCQFTKQSKLIKEMQNPSATSNPTRNLHAFLTQSTSIFKFYHEAPKELNDTCFDIYLVATICNDVNAGELLDSTVLDPNNPNWKHKIKRLISFMEGRNYLRKLVIDSLSHKLSEQKDLEVGLIFYKDELSHSFENELEEEKPLMLISDENDDQPMSEDSLINDLEALFEKEKPKVELADECTLFFNY, from the coding sequence ATGCTCAAATCGATAAATGATGACAGCTCATTCTTAGGCCAGGAAGCGGTAATGTTACCAATGCGTGAGGAAGTTCAACCGAGTAAAAATAGAAGCAGATATTTGGTTGAATTTTATAATCTTGTACCAGCGCTTTTAGCCAACGGCTTAGAGGCTCTAGAAATTTTGGATGTACTGATATCCTCAGAGTTAAATCTATCCCTTCATCATTCAGAGCATAACTGTCATACCCACCGATTCATACACTTGCTTATGATGTCAGTTTCTGTTGATGAATGGAGTAACTATTATCTGCAATTTTTAAGAACCTACGGAAAATTCCTCGACAGTAAATCCACATACCGAGTACAGGTAGAACATATCGTTAACCAATGGAATCAAAAGATCCTTTCAGATGGAAAAAATCGTCCTTGGGCGCTTGACATCTTAACAAACGATTTAGACCCATTCAGCATAAATCAAGGGCTAGAAGTATTTTATGATGACGTGAGTTTGCACAGCGCTGTGAATTTGATTCTTGAGAATTTTGAGCGCACAGTATTTAATAATAATCATAATGATCTTCTAGATGATTTGCAGAAACTTCAAGATGATGTTGACTCTCATCGTCTTAGCTTAAACCTCGATTTGTTTACTCGCTGTTTAATGAGCGATTCCTACTTTCTTGCAGCAGGAATTGACCTGATCAAAGAAAATTTAGGCAAACAATCGGACTATCATCGAAGAGTGACACTAATTTTCAACAAATGGAGTGAGGCTTTTCTCAGCGTTTTTCACAAATTTACTGTTCCAGGAGTTGAATTTAAATCTGTATACTATCGATTAAAATATCCTCGAACAGGATTATCTGTATTAGACCTAGCTCTCCTAACATCAATGTCTATAACGCATGAATTGAGGTCAATTACAGTATACGATGATATAGAATTGTTTTTGAACATTAATAAGATTCTTAAATCAAATGGATATAATTTTTTAGGGTCAGTCGTTAAAAATCCTTTTCTAGATGATTTAAGATCGGCTCAACAGAGCAATCCCATCTGCCCAGTAAAATTATCCAATTTAGCTAGTAACTCAGCTTTTGATGGTCTTTGTAATGATATATTGATGCAGATTTTTAGTGCGCTGCATAATCCACAGTCTGACACGGATCTGCGAAGATTAACCTTAACTTGTAAAAGCTTATTTTTATTCCGTGACGAGCTAATGTATCGAAAAATGCTTCGACCCATTACCATCATGAGTATAGGTGCACATCATACCTGGAGAAGCTTCGACTCGTGTCAACAATTCAGATTGGAATCATTGGGGATTTGCAATAGTGGTGACATTATCGGGGCTGATGATGATCAATTTTACATATGGTCAGCCAAGACATATCTTTTAATAAATCTCATTAAACCCAAAAAGAACATAAAGTTTCTCCATGCTATAATATTACCTAACAGTGATATATTAATCGTCTCTGAGCTGATAAGAAGTGAAGAATACAAAAGATATCGTTTTATTGTCTATGGTTTTACCAGTTCATACAATGGTAAAGTTCATAGAAAATATTCGGATTGCCTTTTTTTTGATGATCCTTGCGGCCTTAAATATCTACAAACTAAGTCGAAACATCATCATATGCTGACTATTGGTTGGTTAGCACAGATAAAGAAGCTAAGAATTACATGGGATGATGGTCAGACAAAATGCATTCATGTAAATATTTTTGACCCAACAAACAAACTGAGTTCTTTTTCACGCGATGGTGAAGTGATTGATTTTCCAAAAGAAAATTTACCATATAAAATAGTAATTCAGTTACCTGACGGCCGAATTTTAGGTTACTGTGAACGTGTTCATTATAAAAAACCGTTTTTAAACTACTTTGTTCTCTATCATTCTCAAGAATATCTACAGGCGATGAAGCGTAATAAACAAGTGAAGAGATCTGATATTTCCACCAATCACCGTCAAATAGATCCTAGAATGATTGAGAATAATGAAGTAACTCCAGTCTCACATGAGATTATCGATCCGACCTTGACAATAATTAAAGCCAAACATCACCAAAAATTAAATAGGACCATACAAATTTGGGCTAAAAGAGCAATATCACTTTTTGAAAGATGCAATAGATGTCAATTCACGAAACAATCAAAGTTAATTAAAGAAATGCAGAATCCCTCTGCTACATCTAATCCAACTAGGAATTTACACGCATTTTTAACTCAATCAACTTCAATATTTAAGTTTTATCACGAGGCTCCGAAGGAGTTGAATGACACTTGCTTTGACATTTATCTAGTTGCAACAATATGTAATGATGTTAATGCGGGCGAATTACTTGATAGCACAGTACTAGATCCAAACAATCCTAATTGGAAACACAAAATTAAAAGACTTATCTCTTTCATGGAGGGTAGGAATTATCTTCGTAAATTAGTTATAGATAGTCTATCACATAAACTTTCGGAACAAAAAGATTTAGAGGTGGGTTTGATTTTTTATAAAGATGAATTGAGTCACTCATTTGAAAATGAACTAGAAGAGGAAAAACCCCTAATGCTTATATCAGACGAAAATGATGATCAACCGATGTCAGAAGATTCTTTGATTAATGATCTCGAAGCGCTTTTTGAGAAAGAAAAGCCAAAAGTGGAACTAGCTGATGAGTGCACCCTGTTTTTTAACTATTAA
- a CDS encoding RMD1 family protein: MKCVSVGLAFSFDMDVLFKLLESHGVVTKYSDVIHLVYSANPADVFFFPYGVFVCWGLEKEGEDLLQSVVKKAEYEALGASSRDSFEYEYGKYASIKDDYMILPDNEVVTKLSCAHALAQSIKLAGFETIIQKTTHTTRDILKTLSAEGKISKSRKEIRHLMGKILLDRNSINLHLELLYTPKFFWRNSDLEPLYQMTTTYVDLTDRVDNLNHRLEVMHELFNMLAEELNYQHSASLEWIIIFLITFEVIITLCRDYFHWF, from the coding sequence ATGAAATGTGTATCAGTAGGTTTGGCTTTTAGTTTTGATATGGATGTTTTGTTCAAACTATTAGAAAGTCATGGAGTAGTTACTAAATACAGTGATGTTATTCATCTGGTTTATTCGGCTAATCCAGCGGATGTTTTTTTCTTTCCCTATGGTGTGTTTGTGTGTTGGGGATTAGAAAAAGAAGGTGAAGACCTATTGCAATCTGTAGTAAAAAAAGCAGAGTACGAGGCATTAGGTGCATCATCTCGAGATAGTTTTGAGTATGAGTATGGAAAATATGCGAGCATTAAAGATGATTATATGATTCTTCCTGACAATGAAGTAGTGACTAAATTATCGTGCGCACACGCACTGGCTCAATCTATAAAATTAGCAGGCTTTGAAACCATTATTCAAAAAACAACACATACAACACGAGATATTTTGAAAACCTTATCTGCTGAAGGCAAAATTTCGAAATCACGCAAAGAAATTCGTCATTTGATGGGGAAAATATTATTGGATCGAAATTCCATTAATTTACACTTAGAGTTGTTGTACACACCAAAATTTTTCTGGCGAAATTCTGATTTAGAACCACTCTACCAAATGACAACAACCTATGTTGACCTAACAGATCGGGTCGATAATCTGAATCATCGATTAGAAGTCATGCATGAGTTGTTCAATATGTTAGCTGAAGAGCTTAATTATCAGCATTCTGCCTCACTCGAGTGGATTATCATCTTTTTGATTACTTTTGAGGTAATAATTACCTTATGTAGGGATTATTTCCATTGGTTTTAG
- a CDS encoding RMD1 family protein: protein MKMGLGLTLNQVSMLDQAPYAYTLRVLTIKDTTTRSYMMGKILMDRNSINLHLELLYTPKFSWRNSDLKPLYQMTITYVDLK, encoded by the coding sequence ATGAAAATGGGGCTTGGTCTAACATTGAACCAAGTTTCAATGTTAGACCAGGCCCCTTACGCATACACACTGCGAGTGCTAACAATTAAAGATACGACGACAAGATCGTATATGATGGGGAAAATATTAATGGATCGAAATTCCATTAATTTACACTTAGAGTTGTTGTACACACCAAAATTTTCCTGGCGAAATTCTGATTTAAAGCCACTCTACCAGATGACAATAACCTATGTGGACCTGAAATAG